One Desulfovibrio aminophilus genomic region harbors:
- a CDS encoding MauE/DoxX family redox-associated membrane protein, with amino-acid sequence MKRFALLLRVALGLVFLAACWDKLLHPEAFGQIILNYRILPGALVGPSAVLLPWVELLCGLSLVVGALSGGAALLCSLLMATFLSAEASALWRGLDIACGCFSTDPSNASNLSLALLRDSGLLLLSLAVLSLSRKREHAE; translated from the coding sequence ATGAAACGGTTCGCGCTCCTGCTCCGCGTAGCGCTCGGCCTGGTCTTCCTGGCCGCCTGCTGGGACAAGCTGCTCCACCCCGAGGCCTTCGGCCAAATCATCCTGAACTACCGCATCCTGCCCGGCGCGCTGGTGGGCCCGTCGGCCGTGCTCCTGCCCTGGGTGGAGCTGCTCTGCGGCCTGTCCCTGGTCGTGGGCGCGCTGTCCGGCGGCGCGGCCCTGCTCTGTTCGCTGCTCATGGCGACCTTCCTCTCCGCCGAGGCCTCGGCCCTCTGGCGCGGCCTGGACATCGCCTGCGGCTGCTTCAGCACGGACCCCTCGAACGCGAGCAACCTCTCGCTGGCCCTGCTGCGCGACAGCGGCCTGCTCCTCCTGTCCCTGGCCGTATTGTCGCTCTCACGAAAACGAGAACACGCCGAGTAG